In Bacillus spongiae, the DNA window AAAGTTGAAAGTATAGAAGATTTACGTAATAACAAGTTTAAAAATGTTACGGTTCTTTTAAATGACGACGATACGTATGATCCTCAATTCGAGGGGGTCATTCAAAAGGAGAAGAGTTCACATAGTGTGAAATTTCTGTATAGCGGTAATACGCATTTGTTACTTGAAGAGCTACAGAAAGTACCGTTTAGAGATATTTTAATTGAAGAGCCATCTTTGGAAGAAGTATTTATGCACTATTATGAAAAGGCTTAAGGAGGGGGCAAAGGATGATTTATAAACGGGAAGTCCTAAAATCACAAAAGTCTCTTTGGATTTGGGTAATTGCTTTAGGTGGTTTAATTTTGTTAATGCTTAGTATTTATCCAGAGTTTGCAAAACAACAAGATAGTATAGATCAAATGATGGAAGCCTACCCAGAGGCAATGATTAAAGCATTCAATATGGATCAATTTGATTTTTCAACGGCACTCAGTTTTTATGCCATTGAAGGCTATTTGTTTGTAACACTCTTTGGTAGCATTTATGTTGCCATTATGGCAGCTAATATGTTGGTTAAGGAAGAGGGAGATAAGACTATTGAATTCCTTCTCTCAAAACCTGTTACAAGGTCGAGAATTGTGTCGGAAAAATTATTAGCCGTTTTTACAAATATTGTTATATTTAATATTGCCATAGCGGTAATTAATTTTATTGGGTTTAAAATAGCTGGTGATCAATCAGTAGATGCAAAAACCTTTGCTATTATTACACTAGGACCTTTTCTGCTTCATTTAACATTTGCTGGTCTTGCCTTTATGGCATCAAGCTTTTTTAGAAAAAACCGAATGGTAGTGTCATTTTCCCTTGGGCTAGTCTTGCTTACGTACTTTCTTGATATCGTGCAGGGGGTTTCTGACAAGCTAGAAAACTTAAAATATATTACGCCATTTGAATATGTCGATCCAGCATACCTTATTCAAAATTTAGAGATAAAACCGTTGTATTTGGCTATAATGTTAGTGATAATAGTTCTTAGCACAATTGTTGCTTATGTGATTTATCATAAAAAAGACATTACAGTCTGACAAAGATGGTGTTAATTTGAATTCGGCTTTTAATAATTTACCTGAAGAAAAAAGGAATAGAATCATTCAAATATGTATTGAGGAATTTGCTGAGCATGGTTATATGAATGCATCTACTAATACGATTACGAGCCGCGCGGAAATTTCAAAAGGGATTTTATTTCATTATTTTAAGAATAAGAAAAGTCTATATCTGTATATGTTAGAATATTCGATTGATATTCTAGCTGAGAAAGTATTTAGTGTCTTTCATTCTCTTCAAAATCGTCAAATGGACTTTTTTGAAAGTATTAAAATCTCTGTTCTAAAGAAAATGGAACTAGCTACGTTATATCCAAATGAAAATAAACTAATTATGATGGCAACGTATCAACTTCCTGTTTCTATAAAAGAGGACGTCTTACAGTTAATCATGAAAAAAAGGGAAGTATTGGAGCCAATGAGTACGGAGTATATTTATCATTCTCTTCGAGAAGATATGCTTGTCGATGGTCTTTCCCGAGAAAAAGCAATCGAAATGATAAATGCGCTTTTTGAATTTCTTGGTGTAAAGTATGGAAAAATCTATAAAGGTGAGCCTGAGGAATTAATAAAGAACCAACATTTATTAATGGAAGACTTAAATATCTACACTAAAGTTTTAAAATACGGACTTTATAGTCCTTCAAAAAATTCCGAGAAAGAGTAAAGAGAGACGGTATTTTAGTAAGTGAGGAGAGAAGGTCAAGTTTGGAAGTACCCTTCGTACAGTGGATTCACTCTTAAAATCATTAAACCTCTGTAGGTGAACGAAAATCAAAGAAACAGCCAATCGTTTTTATATGGATTGGTTGTTTTTCTATCAACTTTTTTGCATTACAGCAGAACTTATATTGGAACAATTACATGCCTATGAAAAAGTTATTACTAACGCAGAAGTCATGTAGGTCATTTTGGTAATATCTATATATCTTTTCAGCGTTAGTCTAAGTGTACGC includes these proteins:
- a CDS encoding ABC transporter permease subunit, with protein sequence MIYKREVLKSQKSLWIWVIALGGLILLMLSIYPEFAKQQDSIDQMMEAYPEAMIKAFNMDQFDFSTALSFYAIEGYLFVTLFGSIYVAIMAANMLVKEEGDKTIEFLLSKPVTRSRIVSEKLLAVFTNIVIFNIAIAVINFIGFKIAGDQSVDAKTFAIITLGPFLLHLTFAGLAFMASSFFRKNRMVVSFSLGLVLLTYFLDIVQGVSDKLENLKYITPFEYVDPAYLIQNLEIKPLYLAIMLVIIVLSTIVAYVIYHKKDITV
- a CDS encoding TetR/AcrR family transcriptional regulator, producing the protein MNSAFNNLPEEKRNRIIQICIEEFAEHGYMNASTNTITSRAEISKGILFHYFKNKKSLYLYMLEYSIDILAEKVFSVFHSLQNRQMDFFESIKISVLKKMELATLYPNENKLIMMATYQLPVSIKEDVLQLIMKKREVLEPMSTEYIYHSLREDMLVDGLSREKAIEMINALFEFLGVKYGKIYKGEPEELIKNQHLLMEDLNIYTKVLKYGLYSPSKNSEKE